A stretch of Catenulispora sp. GP43 DNA encodes these proteins:
- a CDS encoding alpha-ketoacid dehydrogenase subunit beta, which translates to MTATLDGAKTQGAEVREISLAQAVNRALRDAMTADEKVVVFGEDVGVLGGVFRVTDGLTRDFGENRCFDTPLAEAGIMGTAIGMAMYGFRPVVEMQFDAFSYPAFEQIASHLAKMRNRTRGRLPLPVVVRVPYGGGIGGVEHHSDSSEGYFVSTPGLHVVTPATVSDAYTLLRAAIESDDPVIFMEPKRLYWSKDQLTTSGPEIGKAAVRRQGTDATLIAYGPTVQTALEAAEAGAAEGYDLEVVDLRSLVPFDDETVTASVRKTGRAVVIHEAVGFGGTGAEIAARVSERCFHWLEAPVRRVTGFDIPYPPPKLERHHLPSVDRILDAVASLQWEDR; encoded by the coding sequence ATGACCGCGACTCTGGACGGCGCCAAGACCCAGGGTGCCGAGGTGCGGGAGATCTCCCTGGCGCAGGCCGTGAACCGGGCGCTGCGCGACGCGATGACGGCCGACGAGAAGGTGGTCGTCTTCGGCGAGGACGTCGGCGTGCTCGGCGGCGTCTTCCGCGTCACCGACGGCCTGACCCGCGACTTCGGCGAGAACCGCTGCTTCGACACGCCGCTGGCCGAGGCCGGCATCATGGGCACCGCGATCGGCATGGCCATGTACGGCTTCCGGCCGGTGGTGGAGATGCAGTTCGACGCGTTCTCCTACCCGGCGTTCGAGCAGATCGCCTCGCACCTGGCCAAGATGCGCAACCGGACCCGCGGCAGGCTGCCGCTTCCGGTGGTCGTCCGGGTGCCCTACGGCGGCGGGATCGGCGGCGTGGAGCACCACTCGGACTCCTCCGAGGGGTACTTCGTCTCCACCCCCGGCCTGCACGTGGTGACGCCGGCGACGGTGTCGGACGCGTACACGCTGCTGCGCGCGGCGATCGAGTCCGACGACCCGGTGATCTTCATGGAGCCCAAGCGGCTGTACTGGTCCAAGGACCAGCTGACGACCTCCGGCCCGGAAATCGGCAAGGCGGCCGTGCGGCGTCAGGGTACTGACGCGACGCTGATCGCCTACGGTCCGACGGTGCAGACCGCCCTGGAGGCCGCCGAGGCCGGCGCGGCCGAGGGCTACGACCTGGAGGTCGTGGACCTGCGCTCGCTCGTGCCGTTCGACGACGAGACGGTGACCGCCTCGGTGCGCAAGACCGGGCGCGCGGTGGTGATCCACGAGGCCGTCGGGTTCGGCGGCACCGGCGCGGAGATCGCCGCGCGGGTGTCCGAGCGGTGCTTCCACTGGCTTGAGGCGCCGGTGCGCCGGGTGACCGGCTTCGACATCCCCTACCCGCCGCCGAAGCTGGAGCGGCACCACCTGCCCTCGGTGGACCGGATCCTGGACGCGGTGGCGTCGCTGCAGTGGGAGGACCGGTGA
- the pdhA gene encoding pyruvate dehydrogenase (acetyl-transferring) E1 component subunit alpha produces the protein MTVLATPDKTGSGFPLGFDAILDPSPLQYLDEHGALSGALRDDAPELDPKELLATWRAMVIGRRFDVQATTMVRQGRLAVYPSSFGQEACEIGAILALRPTDWFFPTYRDCVSMVTRGIDPVETLTLLRGDWHCGYDPQHWRTAPQCTPLATQAPHATGVALAAKLAGDATVALAFCGDGGTSEGDFHEALNFAAVYQAPAIFFVQNNQYAISVPLAKQTHAAALAHKAVGYGMAGVRVDGNDVIAVRRAVSEAAERARAGQGPTLIEAVTYRMQAHTNADDATRYRDESEVEYWKARDPLARLETYLKASGLLTEDVVAEANQAAEELAADMRTRLGEEPEVDHRDMFAHVYAEPTPQLLEQAAALQAEIDAESEAGR, from the coding sequence GTGACAGTTCTAGCCACGCCCGACAAGACCGGGTCGGGCTTCCCGCTGGGGTTCGACGCGATCCTGGACCCCTCGCCGCTGCAGTACCTCGACGAGCACGGCGCGCTGTCCGGCGCTCTGCGCGACGACGCCCCCGAGCTGGACCCCAAGGAGCTGCTGGCCACCTGGCGCGCCATGGTGATCGGCCGGCGGTTCGACGTCCAGGCCACCACGATGGTCCGGCAGGGCCGGCTCGCGGTCTACCCCTCCTCCTTCGGCCAGGAGGCGTGCGAGATCGGCGCGATCCTGGCGCTGCGCCCCACCGACTGGTTCTTCCCGACCTACCGCGACTGCGTCTCCATGGTGACCCGCGGCATCGACCCGGTCGAGACCCTGACGCTGCTGCGCGGCGACTGGCACTGCGGCTACGACCCGCAGCACTGGCGCACCGCCCCGCAGTGCACCCCGCTGGCCACCCAGGCGCCGCACGCCACCGGCGTGGCCCTGGCCGCCAAGCTGGCCGGCGACGCCACCGTGGCGCTGGCGTTCTGCGGCGACGGCGGCACCTCCGAGGGCGACTTCCACGAGGCGCTGAACTTCGCCGCGGTCTACCAGGCCCCGGCCATCTTCTTCGTGCAGAACAACCAGTACGCCATCTCGGTGCCGCTGGCCAAGCAGACGCACGCCGCGGCGCTCGCGCACAAGGCCGTCGGCTACGGCATGGCCGGCGTGCGGGTCGACGGCAACGACGTGATCGCGGTGCGCCGCGCCGTCTCCGAGGCCGCCGAGCGCGCCCGGGCCGGCCAGGGCCCGACGCTGATCGAGGCCGTCACCTACCGGATGCAGGCGCACACCAACGCCGACGACGCGACCCGCTACCGGGACGAGTCGGAGGTCGAGTACTGGAAGGCGCGCGACCCGCTGGCGCGGCTGGAGACCTACCTGAAGGCCTCCGGACTGCTGACCGAGGACGTCGTGGCCGAGGCGAACCAGGCCGCCGAGGAGCTCGCCGCCGACATGCGGACCCGGCTGGGCGAGGAGCCGGAGGTGGACCACCGCGACATGTTCGCGCACGTCTACGCCGAGCCCACGCCGCAGCTGCTGGAGCAGGCCGCCGCGCTCCAGGCCGAAATCGACGCCGAGAGCGAGGCCGGCCGATGA
- a CDS encoding Lrp/AsnC family transcriptional regulator translates to MSTANPGQPSTLDDTDRRIVHLLQQDGRMSMRDLAAAVHVSRAHVYTRVKRLLDEGVIRRFTIQVDPERVGFSTSAYLTMKVEQNSWRQIRDSLAALPWVEHVALVSGDFDVLLLVRSASNKTLRDLVFAHIQNMPGVRSTRTLLVFDETDHLPALPGDPELVPDDAEE, encoded by the coding sequence ATGAGTACCGCTAACCCGGGCCAACCGTCCACCCTGGACGACACGGACCGCCGGATCGTCCACCTGCTCCAGCAGGACGGCCGGATGTCGATGCGCGACCTGGCCGCCGCCGTCCACGTCTCCCGGGCGCACGTCTACACCCGGGTGAAGCGCCTGCTCGACGAGGGCGTGATCCGCCGCTTCACGATCCAGGTGGATCCCGAGCGCGTCGGCTTCAGCACCTCGGCCTACCTGACCATGAAGGTCGAGCAGAACAGCTGGCGCCAGATCCGCGACAGCCTGGCCGCCCTGCCCTGGGTCGAGCACGTGGCGCTGGTCAGCGGCGACTTCGACGTGCTGCTGCTGGTCCGCAGCGCCTCGAACAAGACGCTGCGGGACCTGGTGTTCGCCCATATCCAGAACATGCCAGGGGTGCGCTCCACCCGCACCTTGCTGGTCTTCGACGAGACGGACCATCTGCCGGCGCTGCCAGGGGATCCGGAGCTCGTGCCGGACGACGCCGAGGAGTGA
- a CDS encoding nitrate/nitrite transporter has translation MSAITTERTLSDKALLDAWNPEDEELWAVGARRIAGRNLALSILSEHIGFSVWSLWSVLVLFLGPDYHVDAAGKFLLTSLPTLVGSVLRLPYSFAVTRFGGRNWTVFSALVLLVPCGLAAFLIKPGVSYSTLLVLAAVTGVGGGNFASSMTNINAFYPDRLKGWALGLNAGGGNIGVAAVQLVGLAVLAWSGKGHPGLVAGIYLPLIVVAAVGSALYMDNLPNRSAEKGAIRQVARRGHTWIVSVLYIGTFGSFIGFGFAFGQVLQVQFKSQFATPVDAAYLTFLGPLLGSLSRPVGGRLADRLGGARVTLATFALMAAGAGIVLAASRAASLPVFVTGFVLLFVFSGVGNGSVYKMIPGLFAGEADADARRLSGALIGLAGAVGAFGGVLVNMAFRQSFLSTKNGDAAYWTFLVFYALCAALTWAVFLRRRVA, from the coding sequence ATGTCAGCAATCACTACCGAACGGACTCTGTCGGACAAGGCCCTGCTGGACGCCTGGAACCCTGAGGACGAGGAGCTGTGGGCGGTCGGCGCGCGCCGCATCGCCGGCCGCAACCTCGCCCTGTCGATCCTGTCCGAGCACATCGGCTTCTCGGTGTGGTCGCTGTGGTCGGTGCTGGTGCTGTTCCTCGGCCCGGACTACCACGTCGACGCCGCCGGGAAGTTCCTGCTCACTTCCCTGCCCACGCTGGTGGGCTCGGTGCTGCGGCTGCCGTACAGCTTCGCCGTCACCCGGTTCGGGGGCCGGAACTGGACGGTCTTCAGCGCCCTGGTCCTGCTCGTGCCCTGCGGCCTGGCCGCCTTCCTGATCAAGCCGGGGGTGTCGTACTCGACGCTGCTGGTGCTGGCGGCGGTCACCGGCGTGGGCGGCGGGAACTTCGCCTCCTCGATGACGAACATCAACGCCTTCTACCCCGACCGGCTCAAGGGCTGGGCGCTGGGGCTCAACGCCGGCGGCGGGAACATCGGCGTCGCGGCCGTGCAGCTGGTCGGGCTGGCGGTGCTGGCCTGGAGCGGCAAGGGGCATCCGGGCCTGGTCGCCGGGATCTACCTGCCGCTGATCGTGGTGGCGGCCGTCGGCTCGGCGCTGTACATGGACAACCTGCCGAACCGGAGTGCCGAGAAGGGCGCGATCCGCCAGGTGGCCAGGCGGGGCCACACCTGGATCGTGTCGGTGCTCTACATCGGCACCTTCGGGTCCTTCATCGGCTTCGGCTTCGCCTTCGGCCAGGTGCTGCAGGTGCAGTTCAAGAGCCAGTTCGCGACCCCGGTGGACGCCGCCTACCTGACGTTCCTGGGCCCGCTGCTGGGCTCCCTGTCCCGGCCGGTCGGCGGCCGGCTGGCCGACCGGCTCGGCGGTGCCAGGGTCACGCTCGCGACCTTCGCGCTGATGGCCGCCGGTGCGGGCATCGTCCTGGCCGCCTCGCGCGCGGCCTCGCTGCCGGTGTTCGTGACCGGCTTCGTGCTGCTGTTCGTGTTCAGCGGCGTCGGCAACGGCTCGGTCTACAAGATGATCCCGGGGCTGTTCGCCGGGGAGGCCGACGCCGATGCCCGGCGTCTGAGCGGGGCGCTGATAGGGCTGGCCGGGGCCGTTGGGGCGTTCGGGGGAGTGCTGGTGAACATGGCGTTCCGGCAGTCGTTCCTCAGTACCAAGAACGGTGACGCGGCGTACTGGACGTTCCTGGTGTTCTACGCGCTGTGCGCGGCGCTGACCTGGGCCGTGTTCCTGCGGCGGCGGGTCGCCTGA
- the nirD gene encoding nitrite reductase small subunit NirD: MWTPVCKYAELEPGRGVAALVGDEAVALFRLGDGSLYAVGNTDPFCGASVISRGITGMRGDGTATVASPMYKDVFDLATGVALEAPDVRLPVFAVRRHRGVVWVAPDVTSGTAADAELLTEPTPAA, translated from the coding sequence ATGTGGACACCAGTGTGCAAGTACGCGGAGCTGGAACCGGGCCGCGGCGTGGCGGCGCTGGTCGGCGACGAGGCGGTGGCCTTGTTCCGGCTCGGTGACGGATCGCTCTACGCGGTCGGCAACACCGATCCCTTCTGCGGCGCCTCGGTCATCTCCCGCGGCATCACCGGCATGCGCGGCGACGGCACCGCCACGGTCGCCTCCCCGATGTACAAGGACGTCTTCGACCTGGCGACCGGCGTCGCCCTGGAGGCCCCGGACGTGCGGCTTCCGGTGTTCGCCGTGCGCCGGCACCGGGGTGTGGTGTGGGTCGCGCCGGATGTCACATCCGGGACGGCGGCGGATGCGGAACTCCTCACGGAGCCGACTCCGGCGGCTTGA
- the nirB gene encoding nitrite reductase large subunit NirB, translating to MSPSQRTVLVVGHGMVAHRFVSSLLEHGHPAPAVTVFGAEDRPAYDRVRLSSWFDDRDQGGLHLDPYPDGAVEVLSGVAVVDVDRRAQTVTTADGGVRGYDTLVLATGSRPFVPPVENHQAPGCFVYRTLDDVEAIAAYAAENGRSAGVVVGGGLLGLEAAKALTSLGLKTTVVEFAPRLMPLQVDDGGAAALQGRIAELGVTLHTGTRLDKVVVDAEGVTTAVQAVRGDTTETIDADLVVFAAGVRPEDSLARAAGLDVGERGGIAVDELCRTSDPRVYAIGECALAADGRVYGLVAPGYQMAEAAAAHIAKEAEDRAFTGADTSTKLKLLGVEVASFGDAFGTEDGAMSATYSDSRRQVYRKLTIAQDGRLLGGILVGDADDYGTLRALVGAQPPAAPEALLLPAGTAGSAAIGPSALPDAAVLCSCHNVTKGAICAAIHDLAGEGDGVVTPKEIGACTKAGTGCGSCVTSVKALIKDSGAGGGSALCEHFSQTRAELYTVVRRDRITTYAELLAKHGTAATAANPVTDGCDVCKPAVGSILASLGGLLAAEDSKPHVLDGGQAALQDTNDHVLANLQRNGSYSVVPRIPGGEITPDKLIVIGEVARDFGLYTKITGGQRIDLFGATMADLPKIWRRLVDAGFESGHAYGKALRTVKSCVGSTWCRYGVQDSVKMAIDLELRYRGLRAPHKIKMAVSGCARECAEAQSKDVGVIATERGWNLYVGGNGGARPRHADLLATDLDDETLVRTIDRFLALYIAEADRLERTATWVERYEGGLDQLRSVLIDDVEERGAELEALIAAHVEAYTDEWRAVLDDPVKLARFATFVNAPEAPDPTVAFVPERGQIKPLLTLGRR from the coding sequence ATGAGCCCCTCGCAGCGCACCGTTCTCGTCGTCGGTCACGGCATGGTCGCCCACCGCTTCGTCTCCAGCCTGCTGGAGCACGGGCATCCGGCGCCGGCCGTCACCGTCTTCGGGGCCGAGGACCGGCCCGCCTACGACCGGGTCCGTCTCTCCTCGTGGTTCGACGACCGCGACCAGGGCGGCCTGCACCTGGACCCGTATCCGGACGGCGCCGTCGAGGTCCTCAGCGGGGTCGCCGTGGTGGACGTCGACCGCCGGGCGCAGACCGTCACCACCGCGGACGGCGGCGTGCGCGGCTACGACACCCTGGTGCTGGCCACCGGCTCCCGGCCGTTCGTGCCGCCGGTGGAGAACCACCAGGCGCCCGGCTGCTTCGTCTACCGCACCCTGGACGACGTCGAGGCCATCGCCGCGTACGCTGCCGAGAACGGCCGCAGTGCCGGTGTGGTGGTCGGCGGCGGGCTTCTCGGACTGGAGGCCGCCAAGGCCCTGACCAGCCTCGGACTGAAGACCACGGTCGTGGAGTTCGCGCCCCGCCTGATGCCGCTGCAGGTCGACGACGGCGGCGCGGCCGCGTTGCAGGGCCGCATCGCAGAGCTCGGCGTCACCCTGCACACCGGCACCCGCCTGGACAAGGTCGTGGTCGACGCCGAGGGCGTGACCACAGCCGTCCAGGCGGTCCGCGGCGACACCACCGAGACCATCGACGCCGACCTGGTCGTCTTCGCCGCCGGCGTCCGCCCCGAGGACAGCCTGGCGCGCGCGGCCGGCCTGGACGTCGGCGAACGCGGCGGCATCGCCGTCGACGAGCTCTGCCGCACCTCCGACCCGCGCGTCTACGCCATCGGCGAGTGCGCCCTGGCCGCCGACGGCCGGGTCTACGGCCTGGTGGCGCCGGGCTATCAGATGGCCGAGGCAGCCGCCGCGCACATCGCGAAGGAAGCCGAGGACCGCGCCTTCACCGGCGCCGACACCTCCACCAAGCTCAAGCTGCTCGGCGTGGAGGTGGCCAGCTTCGGCGACGCGTTCGGCACCGAGGACGGCGCCATGTCCGCCACCTACAGCGACTCGCGCCGCCAGGTCTACCGCAAGCTCACCATCGCCCAGGACGGCCGGCTGCTCGGCGGCATCCTGGTCGGCGACGCCGACGACTACGGCACGCTGCGCGCCCTGGTCGGCGCGCAGCCGCCGGCCGCGCCGGAGGCCCTGCTGCTGCCGGCCGGGACCGCCGGCTCCGCCGCGATCGGGCCGTCCGCGCTGCCGGACGCCGCCGTGCTGTGCTCCTGCCACAACGTCACCAAGGGCGCGATCTGCGCGGCGATCCACGACCTGGCCGGCGAGGGCGACGGCGTGGTGACGCCCAAGGAGATCGGCGCCTGCACCAAGGCCGGGACCGGATGCGGGTCCTGCGTCACCTCCGTCAAGGCGCTGATCAAGGACTCCGGAGCCGGCGGCGGCTCGGCCCTGTGCGAGCACTTCTCGCAGACCCGCGCCGAGCTCTACACCGTCGTCCGCCGCGATCGCATCACCACCTACGCCGAACTGCTGGCCAAGCACGGCACCGCCGCGACCGCTGCCAACCCTGTCACCGACGGCTGCGACGTCTGCAAGCCCGCCGTCGGCTCCATCCTGGCCTCCCTCGGCGGCCTGCTGGCCGCCGAGGACAGCAAGCCGCACGTCCTGGACGGCGGCCAGGCCGCCCTGCAGGACACTAACGACCACGTCCTGGCCAACCTGCAGCGCAACGGCTCCTACTCCGTCGTGCCGCGCATCCCGGGCGGCGAGATCACGCCGGACAAGCTCATCGTCATCGGCGAGGTGGCGCGCGACTTCGGCCTCTACACGAAGATCACCGGCGGCCAGCGCATCGACCTGTTCGGCGCGACGATGGCCGACCTGCCGAAGATCTGGCGGCGACTGGTCGATGCCGGCTTCGAATCAGGGCACGCCTACGGAAAGGCGCTGCGGACCGTGAAGTCCTGCGTGGGCTCCACCTGGTGCCGCTACGGCGTCCAGGACTCGGTGAAGATGGCCATCGACCTGGAGCTGCGCTACCGGGGCCTGCGCGCGCCGCACAAGATCAAGATGGCGGTGTCCGGCTGCGCCCGGGAGTGCGCCGAGGCCCAGTCCAAGGACGTCGGCGTCATCGCCACCGAACGCGGCTGGAATCTCTACGTCGGAGGGAACGGCGGGGCCCGGCCCCGGCACGCCGACCTGCTGGCCACCGACCTCGACGACGAGACGCTGGTCCGCACCATCGACCGCTTCCTGGCCCTGTACATCGCCGAGGCCGACCGGCTGGAGCGCACCGCGACCTGGGTCGAGCGCTACGAGGGCGGCCTGGACCAGCTCCGCAGTGTCCTGATCGACGACGTCGAGGAGCGCGGCGCGGAGCTGGAGGCGCTGATCGCCGCGCACGTCGAGGCCTACACCGACGAATGGCGCGCGGTGCTGGACGACCCGGTGAAGCTGGCCCGCTTCGCGACGTTCGTGAACGCGCCGGAAGCCCCCGACCCGACCGTCGCGTTCGTCCCCGAACGCGGGCAGATCAAGCCGTTGCTCACCCTTGGGAGGCGCTGA
- a CDS encoding NAD(P)/FAD-dependent oxidoreductase, producing the protein MTRVVTRVVVAGAGLAGHEVVRRLLADARFDGTITWHAGEAGYPYNRVLLTDLLAGQHAPGAIELPTLNDPRLTYRTSPLRGIARAEFDHLVLATGAEPVIPPVRGNAVALRTLADVRTILNEVDRKLRRVAVVGGGPLGVETACALASRGIRVELLHRGPYLLSRWLDAESAALLGGSLTRAGIVVHCDTDVSAATGGTWPSADLVILACGVRPRIALARAAGLPVGRGILVDTSGRSLGDERIFAIGDCAEAVDRPAGALAALDDARRAASAIAGGTSPLPAAAPPLRLRTYGIPGADVAVLGRPGAEAAIQFTDQRRRTRKVLALDGDVPVAAALVGDVGAAAALAQAIARPAAPAPRLPAALLTSGAGRGAGGFGGV; encoded by the coding sequence GTGACGCGAGTGGTGACGCGGGTGGTGGTGGCCGGTGCCGGGCTTGCCGGGCATGAGGTGGTGCGGCGGCTTCTGGCCGATGCGCGGTTCGACGGGACGATCACGTGGCACGCGGGGGAGGCCGGCTACCCCTATAACAGGGTTCTGCTGACAGATCTGCTTGCCGGGCAGCACGCGCCGGGGGCGATCGAGCTGCCGACGCTGAATGACCCGCGCCTGACTTACCGGACCAGCCCGCTGCGCGGCATCGCCAGGGCCGAGTTCGATCACTTGGTGCTGGCGACCGGGGCCGAGCCGGTGATTCCGCCGGTGCGGGGGAACGCGGTGGCGCTCAGGACGCTCGCCGATGTGCGGACGATCTTGAATGAGGTCGACAGGAAGCTGCGCCGCGTGGCTGTCGTCGGCGGTGGGCCGCTCGGCGTGGAGACCGCTTGTGCGCTGGCCAGCCGCGGGATCCGCGTCGAGCTCCTGCACCGCGGCCCGTACCTCCTCTCCCGGTGGCTCGATGCCGAATCGGCCGCCCTGCTCGGCGGATCCCTGACCAGGGCCGGCATCGTCGTGCACTGCGACACTGACGTCAGCGCCGCGACCGGCGGCACCTGGCCGAGTGCCGACCTCGTCATCCTCGCCTGCGGGGTGCGGCCCCGCATCGCGCTGGCCCGGGCCGCCGGGCTGCCGGTCGGTCGCGGAATTCTGGTCGACACATCCGGCCGCTCCCTCGGCGACGAGCGGATCTTCGCCATCGGCGACTGCGCCGAGGCAGTCGATCGGCCGGCCGGCGCCCTCGCAGCCCTCGACGACGCCCGTCGCGCCGCCTCCGCGATCGCGGGCGGCACGTCCCCGCTGCCGGCGGCCGCGCCGCCTCTGCGCCTGCGGACCTACGGCATCCCCGGTGCCGACGTCGCCGTCCTGGGCCGGCCGGGCGCCGAGGCCGCCATCCAGTTCACCGACCAGCGCCGCCGTACGCGCAAGGTCCTGGCGCTGGACGGCGACGTGCCGGTCGCGGCCGCGCTGGTCGGCGATGTCGGTGCGGCGGCTGCCCTCGCGCAGGCCATCGCCCGGCCGGCGGCGCCCGCGCCGCGGCTGCCGGCCGCCCTTCTCACATCGGGGGCCGGGCGCGGTGCGGGCGGTTTCGGCGGCGTGTAA
- a CDS encoding molybdopterin oxidoreductase family protein gives MDSPSPLSRTHCPYCALQCGMELHADGGGGTELRAAGWEAFQVNKGALCQKGATSTELLNPALRLTSPLLRRTRGAELEPVSWEEALDVAAGRLESIAADRGPAAVGVFGGGGLTHEKAYSLGKFARVVLQTPHIDYNGRFCMSAAAAASQRAFGVDRGLPFPLADVAHTDVILLVGSNLADTMPPALRYFTTQRDNGGRLIVVDPRRTRTAEQADLHLQPVPGTDAALAAGLLHVLIAEHLIDSAFIAARTSGFDEARAEAQRWWPERVEAVCGVPAGDLREAARMFAGSGSSTGSSTGSSTGMVLTARGTEQQADGADAVNAWINLALAAGKAGRPYCGYGAITGQGNGQGGREHGQKADQLPGYRKITDPAAREHVAGVWGISPEALPGPGRPAVELLASCGTDIRALLVAGSNPVVSAPDAEFVTSRLRALDFLAVCDVVLSETAAMADVVFPVTQWAEETGTVTNLEGRVLLRRQAVAPPDGVRSDLDVMGALAERLGWPGFLTSPEKVFAELAEASAGGVADYSGLSHERLDETSEGAGLHWPCPTPDHPGTPRMFLDAFGTPDGLARFVPVACEPAIEEPCADFPYRLTTGRVLAQYQSGAQTRRVRALNAAEPGPFVQLHPDLAAALAVAEGDPVRVTSRRGTAIAPARISGLIRQDTVFMPFHWAGPGRANTLTRRATDPVSGMPAFKTAAVRVEAAR, from the coding sequence ATGGACTCGCCCTCCCCGCTCAGCCGCACGCACTGCCCGTACTGCGCACTGCAATGCGGGATGGAGCTGCACGCCGACGGCGGCGGGGGCACTGAGCTGCGCGCCGCCGGATGGGAGGCCTTCCAGGTCAACAAGGGAGCGCTGTGTCAGAAGGGTGCGACCTCCACGGAGCTGCTGAACCCGGCGCTCCGGCTGACCTCGCCCCTGCTGCGCCGCACCCGCGGCGCCGAGCTGGAACCGGTGAGCTGGGAGGAAGCCCTCGACGTCGCGGCCGGCCGGCTGGAGTCGATCGCCGCGGACCGGGGACCGGCGGCCGTCGGCGTCTTCGGCGGCGGCGGACTCACGCACGAGAAGGCGTACTCCCTGGGCAAGTTCGCCCGCGTGGTCCTGCAGACCCCGCACATCGACTACAACGGCCGCTTCTGCATGAGCGCCGCCGCCGCGGCCTCCCAGCGCGCCTTCGGCGTGGACCGCGGCCTGCCGTTCCCGCTGGCCGACGTGGCGCACACCGACGTGATCCTGCTGGTCGGCTCCAACCTCGCCGACACGATGCCGCCGGCGCTGCGGTACTTCACCACGCAACGCGACAACGGCGGCCGGCTGATCGTGGTCGACCCGCGGCGGACGCGGACCGCCGAGCAGGCAGACCTGCACCTCCAGCCGGTTCCCGGGACAGACGCGGCGCTCGCCGCCGGGCTGCTGCACGTCCTGATCGCCGAGCACCTGATCGACAGCGCCTTCATCGCCGCCCGCACCAGCGGCTTCGACGAGGCGCGCGCCGAAGCCCAGCGCTGGTGGCCCGAACGTGTCGAGGCGGTGTGCGGCGTCCCGGCAGGGGACCTGCGGGAGGCGGCGCGGATGTTCGCCGGCAGCGGCTCCAGCACCGGCTCCAGCACAGGTTCAAGCACCGGCATGGTGCTGACGGCGCGCGGCACCGAACAACAGGCCGACGGCGCCGACGCCGTGAACGCGTGGATCAACCTCGCGCTCGCCGCCGGCAAGGCGGGCCGTCCGTACTGCGGCTACGGCGCCATCACCGGCCAGGGCAACGGCCAGGGCGGACGCGAACACGGCCAGAAGGCCGACCAGCTTCCCGGCTACCGCAAGATCACCGATCCGGCGGCGCGCGAACACGTCGCGGGAGTCTGGGGGATCAGCCCCGAGGCCCTGCCGGGGCCGGGACGGCCGGCGGTGGAGCTGCTGGCGTCGTGCGGTACTGATATACGTGCTCTGCTGGTGGCCGGATCGAATCCGGTGGTGTCGGCGCCCGATGCGGAGTTCGTGACATCGCGGTTGCGGGCGCTGGACTTCCTGGCGGTGTGCGACGTCGTGCTGTCGGAGACGGCGGCGATGGCGGACGTGGTGTTCCCGGTGACGCAGTGGGCCGAGGAGACCGGGACCGTGACGAACCTGGAAGGCAGGGTTCTGCTACGCCGGCAAGCCGTGGCGCCGCCCGACGGAGTGCGCTCGGACCTGGACGTCATGGGCGCCCTGGCGGAGCGCCTGGGATGGCCGGGCTTCCTGACCTCGCCGGAGAAGGTGTTCGCGGAGCTCGCCGAGGCCTCCGCCGGGGGAGTCGCAGACTACTCGGGGCTCTCGCACGAGCGGCTGGACGAGACCTCCGAGGGCGCCGGTCTGCACTGGCCCTGCCCGACGCCCGATCACCCCGGCACGCCGAGGATGTTCCTGGACGCCTTCGGGACCCCGGACGGCCTGGCGCGGTTCGTGCCGGTGGCGTGCGAGCCGGCGATCGAGGAGCCGTGCGCGGACTTCCCGTACCGGCTGACCACCGGACGTGTGCTGGCGCAGTACCAGTCGGGGGCGCAGACGCGCCGGGTGCGTGCGCTGAACGCCGCCGAGCCGGGACCGTTCGTCCAGCTGCACCCTGATTTGGCGGCGGCACTCGCGGTCGCGGAGGGGGATCCCGTGCGGGTGACGAGCCGGCGCGGTACGGCGATTGCACCCGCGCGGATCAGTGGCCTGATTCGCCAGGACACCGTGTTCATGCCGTTCCATTGGGCCGGCCCGGGGCGCGCGAACACCCTGACGCGACGCGCGACGGACCCGGTGTCGGGCATGCCGGCGTTCAAGACGGCGGCGGTCCGGGTGGAGGCGGCGCGGTGA